The nucleotide window ACGTGGCCGCGCGCGGCATCGACGTCGAAGGCGTCACGCACGTCATCAACTACCAGTCGCCGGAAGAGGAGAAGACGTACCTGCACCGCATCGGCCGTACGGGCCGCGCGGGCAACAAGGGCATCGCGATCACCCTCGTCGACTGGGACGACATCCCGCGCTGGCAGCTGATCAACAAGGCGCTGGAGCTGAACTTCAACGACCCGCCGGAGACGTACTCCACGTCCCCGCACCTGTACTCCGACCTCAGCATCCCCGAGGGCACGAAGGGTGTCCTGCCGCGCTCCGAGCGGACCCGCGCGGGTCTGGACGCGGAGGAGCTGGAGGACCTCGGTGAGCCGGGCGGCCGTGGCCCGCGCGGTCGTGGCGGCCGCTCGTCGGCCCCGTCCGCGGCGTCCGCGCCGTCCGCCGAGCGCGAGCGCCCGGCGCGCACGCCCCGCCGTCGCCGCCGCACGCGCAACGGCTCGCTGATCGACGCGACGACGCCCGGTGCCACGGAGGCAACGGAAGCGTCGGAGACGTCCGAGGTGTCGGGTACGCCCGCGCCGACCGACTCCGCCGAGCCCCGCACCCCGCGTCGCCGTCGCCGTACGCGCGCCGGAGCGGCAGGGGAGGCTGCCGCCGAGGCCGTGGCCGACACGGTGGAGAGCGCCACCCCGCCCGTGGACTCGTCGGCGTCGGAGGAGGCCCCGGCCAAGCCGCGTCGTCGGCGCACCCGCAAGGCCGCCGAGGCCGTCGTGGAGACGGTCGAAGCCACCCTCCCCGCAGAGCCGGTGGAGGAGGCCCCGGCGACGCAGCCGCGCCGCCGCACCCGCAAGGCCGCCGAGACCGTCGTGGAGACGGTCGAAGCCCCCCTCCCGGTCGAGACCGTGGAGGAAGCCGCACCGGCCAAGCCCCGCCGCCGCACCCGCAAGGCCGTCGAGGCCGAGGTCACCGCCGAGGCCGTCGTGGACGAGGTCGAGGCCAAGCCCCGTCGGCGCACCCGCAAGGCCGCCGAGGCCGTGGTCGAGGCCCCGGACGCCGTGGTCGCCGAGCCGGCCGAGGCTCCGGCCGCGCCGCGCCGCCGCACCCGCAAGGCCGCCGAAGCCGTCGTGGAGACGGTCGAAGCCCCCCTCCCGGTCGAGACCGTGGAGGAAGCCGCACCGGCCAAGCCCCGCCGCCGCACCCGCAAGGCCGTCGAGGCCGAGGTCACCGCCGAGGCCGTCGTGGACGAGGTCGAGGCCAAGCCCCGTCGGCGCACCCGCAAGGCCGCCGAGGCCGTGGTCGAGGCCCCGGACGCCGTGGTCGCCGAGCCGGCCGAGGCTCCGGCCGCGCCGCGCCGCCGTACGCGGAAGGCCACCGAGGCCGTGGTTCCGGCGCAGGCAACCGAGGAGACCGTGAGCAAGCCTCGGCGGACGCGTAAGGCCACCGCCGTGGTCGAGGTCACCGGTGAGGATACCGAGGCGCCGAAGCCCAGGCGGCGGACGCGTAAGGCGACGGTTGCCGCGGAGTCGACGGAGGGCTGATTCAGCCTGCGAAGGCCCGGTTCCCCATTCCGATGGGGGCCGGGCCTTCGGCGTTCGTGGAGCCCGGGGTGAGTTGTCGCCCGCGGGTCGCTGGGGGCTTGTCGCGCGGTTCCCCGCACCCCCTCAGGGACGCGGGGAACCGCGCGAACAACCCAACACAACCCGCGCCCGCCAACCAACCGCACCCGCCCGATACCCTCCCCCCATGAGCCGTCCGCCCACCTTCACCCCACCCCCCGGCGCCCGCGCCCACCGCCTCCACACCCCGCGCGGCGAGTTCGCCGTGATCGAGGCGGGCGCGGCGGTGAAGGGAACCGCTCTGCTCATCCCCGGCTTCACCGGCAGCAAGGAGGACTTCATCGCCCTCCACGTACCGCTCGCCGCCGCCGGCTACCGCACGATCGCCGTGGACGGCCGCGGACAGTACGAGTCCCCGGGCCCGAGGGACGACGAATCGGCCTACGCCCAGGACGAGTTGGCCCTGGACCTCCTCGCCCAGGCCCACGCCGTGAGCGAGGGCGGCGGCCCACTCCACCTCCTCGGCCACTCCCTCGGCGGCCAGATCTCCCGCATCGCCGTACTCCGCGACGCCTCCCCCTTCGCCTCCCTGACCCTCATGTCCTCGGGCCCCGCCCAGATCTCGCCCTCCCAGCAGGAGCGCGTGAAGTTGCTGCGCGACGCCCTCACCGTCATGGGCATGGAAGAGGTGTGGGAAGCCATCCAGGCCCTGGAACCCCCGGAGGAGACCGCGACTGGCGCCCTCGACGAGGGCCTGGACGACAGCGCCGACCTCCGCCGCCGCTGGCTCGCCACCAGCCCGGCCCAGCTGATCGCCACCGGCCGCCAGCTCTGCGCCGAACCCGACCGCATCGCCGAACTGGCCGCCGTCGGCCTGCCCTGCCACGTCCTGTCCGGCGACCACGACGACACCTGGCCGGTCTCCGTCCTCGACGACATGGCCGTACGACTGCGCGCCCACCGCACGGTGGTCCGCGAGGCCGACCACTCACCCAACACGGACCAGCCGGAGGCGACGGCACAGGCCCTCATCGCCTTCTGGGACGGCGTGGACAGCAGGAACGGCGTGCGGGACGGCCGCTAGGGTCTGTCGTCACATTTCCGTCTGCCGCGCGACGCCATGCACGCACTCTCGGCTCCGCTCGAGCGGGAGGTGCCCCCACTCCACCGGGCGGCCCGTCCTTCGGGCGGACGACGGGAATGTGACGACAGGCCCTAGAACTGCGCCCGCAGATGCTCCCAGAACCCGTCCCGCAACGCCCGCCGCAGATCCGCCTGCCCGCGCATCGAGTACTGCAACAGCCCCTCCGCCTCGACGAGCAGGTCCTGGTCCACCGAGCCGGGCAGGTACGGATGCCCCTGCAGCAGTTCCCCCAGCGCCTCCCGGCCCCGCGACGCCAGCCACTTCGCGGCGATCTGCGCGCCCACGAAACGAACCTCCTCGCGCGTGGGCCGGGCACCCGCCGAGGCCTCGTATGTGACGGCGGCCCGGCGTGACACATACGGCTTGAAGAAGTCGAGGTCGAAGGTCCGCTGACTGTCGACCTCCCAGAGCAGCGGCTCGGCCTGGTTGCGCCCCTCGGGTGCCTCGATGCCCCACAGATGGACCCGTGCCCCGTAGCCCTGCGCGGCCTCGACCGCCGACACCAGGTCCTCGTCGCCGCCGATCAGGGCCGCGTCGCTGATCGCGCGATGCCGGGCCAGCGACTCCAGATCGGTGCGGATGAGGGAGTCGACGCCCTTCTGCTGGTTGTTGGCGTTCAGATTGCCGAGGCGGACCTTCACGTCCGGCAGTTCGGCGATCGCCTGCTGCTCCGCCGTGTGGATGCGACGCCGCGCCCCGTCGTACCAGTACACGCGCAGCAGCCGGCTGTCCGCGAAGATCGTGCGCGCCCTGTCGATCAGCGCCTCGATGAGCCCCTCCGCATCGAGGTCGAACGACCGCCGGTCCTCCGTCCCGGCGACGAGCCGCCCCACGGCCGCGTACAGATATCCGGCGTCCACGAAGATCGCATGCGTCGAGGGCGTCTTCGCCACCTCGGCGAGCATGCGCTGGAGCAGCTCGTTCGTACGGTCGATGCGGGCGCCGAGCGCCGCTAGGTCGTCATTCATATGCGTCCATTGTCCCGGCGGTCACGCTGCGAACACAACCGGTCCCGGTCAGTCTTCCATGATGCGCCCGCGATACCACTTACCGGGAGGTAATTAGCTTCTCGAAAAATTTCCTTAGCGTAGGGAATGTTCGTAACACTCAACCCGTTGACTACTCATGAAACACCAGTAGTCCTCATCGGAGGATGACCAGACGAAGGGAGAAGCCATGCGCTTCGAAATCATGCGACTCGACGATGTCAACGGCACGCCCGTGGACAGCACCGTCGTTGACGCCGCCTCCGTCAACCGGATCGTGCAGCAGGCCGCCGCCATCGGACAGCGCCTCTGGATCCGCCCGGCCGACGTGTCCGCCTCATAACAGCGGACCCGTTCACACTTCAGAGCCCCGTACGGCACCGATGCCGTACGGGGCTCTGCGTGTCCCCGCAAGCGTCAGGCCCCCTGAACGACCTGGGTGATGCCGTTGATGATCTGCTGCACGGCGATCGCGGAGAGCATCATCCCGGCGAGCCGTGTCACGAGCACCACTCCGCCGTCCTTGATGAGCCGGATGATGAGCAGCGAGTACCGCATCGTGAGCCACAGCACGACATGGATCGCGAGGATCGCCACCCACACCGACACCTGAGTGGCCATGCTGTCCGCCTTCTGGACCGCCAGGATCACCGACACGATCGCACCGGGCCCGGCGAGCAGCGGCATACCGAGCGGCACCAGCGCGACGTTCACGTCCTTGGTCTGCGTCGGCTCGTCCGTCTTGCCGGTCAGCAGGTCGAGCGCGATGAGCAGAAGCAGCAGCCCACCCGCGATCATCAGGGCGGGCACGGAAACATGCAGGTAGTCGAGGATCTGGTGGCCGAGGAGCCCGAAGACGGCGATCACACCGCCGGCCACGCAGACGGCCTGGAACGCCATCCGCTTCTGCGTACGGGCCGGACGGCCGGCAGTGAGACCCAGGAAGATCGGGGTGATCCCGGGCGGGTCCATGATCACGAAGAGGGTGAGAAAGAGCGAGCCGAAGACGGCGACATCGAACACAGGGGTGCCTTGCGGAGAGAGGTACGTCAGAGTGGGCAACCCACAGGCCGACGTGTCCGTCTCACTCTGCGGGCAGTCGTTCCGCATGACGGAACGGGTGGGCACAGCCGGCAGCAGCCGGGTGCCGTACGACAAAAAAGGGCGAGCTAGTTCCCGCCGGTCCCCGGGACGGGGAACGCGCCGGTGGCCCGTCGCGTGATCTCGCCGTACACCTCGGGGTCGGTGGTGTACTCGCCGAGTGCGCAGGTCTTGCGGCTGCCGTGGTAGTCCGAGGACCCGGTGGCGAGCAGCCCCAGCTCCTTCGCCAGGCCCCGCAGCCGTGCCCGGGTGGCCGGATCGTGGTCCATGTGGTCGACCTCGATGCCGTCGAGCCCGGCGGCGGCCAGCTCGGCGATCGCGGACTCCGGGACGGTCCGGCCCCGTTTGACGGCGGCCGGGTGGGCGAAGACGGTGACGCCGCCCGCGCCCTTGACCAGCCGGATGGCCTCGAAGGGGTCGGTCTCGTGCTTCGGGACGTAGGCCCGGCCTCCGTCGGCGAGCCACCGCTCGGTGAAGGCGTCGCCCACGGTCGGTACGACGCCCAGTTCGACGAGGGCGGTGGCCACGTGCGGCCGGCCCACGGAACCCTCACCGGCGATCCGCGCCACCTGCTCCCAGGTGACGGGCACACCCAGCTCGTTCAGCTTGGCGATCATGCCCCGGGCGCGCGGCACCCGGTCGTCCCTGACCAGCTCGCGCTCGGCGAGCAGGGCGGGCTCCTCGGGGTCGAAGAGGTAGGCCAGCATGTGCATGCTGATGCCGTCCAACCGACAGGACAGCTCGGCGCCGGTGACCAGCGTGAGCCCCTCGGGCAGCGCGGCGATCGCCTCGCCGTACCCCCGGGTCGTGTCGTGGTCGGTCAGCGCGACGACGTCCAGCCCGGCCGCGGCGGCATTGCACATCAGCCCGGCCGGGGTGTCCGTACCGTCGGACGCCGTGGAGTGGCAGTGCAGATCGACACGCACGACGCGGACTCCAGACGGGTGACGGAACAGAAGCGGACGCTCAAGAGTAGCGCGCTTCCGACCCACTTCGGTCACACCCGAAACCCCCGAGCGCCCCCTACATGGTCAGGGGCGCGGTGCTGTATCGATTTGCGGTTCCGCCGCGTGGGCACGACAAGCCACCTGGCACCCGCAAGCCGCCGAACCAGCCGAACCTTCGAGCCACCAGGGCGCCCTACGGTTCCAGGATCCGCGGCGAAAGCGCCCCACAAGGCAGCAACTCCACCTCCGCCCCGGCGTCCCGCAGATCCGTCAGCACCAGCTCGTCGTACATCAGCAACCCCGTCTGCTCGGGCCAGACGATCGCCCACAGCCACATCCCGAGCGCTTCCCCGGCGAACACCGCACGGTCGTCGGGTGTGCCGGAGAGGTGCCACAGAGGCGTCGGGCGGCCGGCGGCCAGGACCTTGGCCTGGGGTGGTTTCTCGACGCTCAGATACGGCCCGGGGTCGGGGCCGTCGACACCGGCGTACCGCGCGCCGAGACCGACGCCGAGCTCCTCGGCGATGAGCAGGAGCTCGCCCATCCCACCGAGCGGCCCCGGGCCGGAGCAGGCCACGGCGGTGGCGCGGCCACCGCTGCGGTCGTCCCCGGCGAAGGCCGCGCCCGTGAACAGCCACCCCACGGGCAGCGGCCACGGCATCCACACGGGCACCTTGGCGCGATGCACCACGACACTGAGGGCCTCGACGCTGGGCGGGATCACGGGCTGCAGCGGATGCACCGTCCCATGCACATCACACTGCCAGGAGTCGGCAAAGAGTCCGGGAGCCCTGACCCGGCCACCACACTTCGGGCAACTGGGTTCGCCCCTCATAGGGCTCAACGGTCCTCCCCGTGCTTCCTCGCGTCAAGGACGATCACCCGTCCGGCGTGTGCGCGTCACGTTCCGCTTATGGACCGTTCATGCACCGCGCGCGTCGGGAGTGATCCGTCCACTGGCATCAACCACCGGGATCAACTGCCCGCACGACCAAGGGAAGCGGCGATTTTCAGCCACCTGCGGGTCACCCACAGGCCACGCCGGGCGTGCCTTCGGTCACATGGGCCGTGGCGAGACGACTCGATCGGCCCGACCGGGTCAGTCGAGGGACACCGACCTGCGGAGCGGGTCGCGCAGATCCGTCCCGCCGGTGAGCCAGCGCTCCTGGAGGGCCTGGGCGCCGTGGACGCGCTTCCAGGCGGCCTCGTTGGGGGTCATCGGGAGGAGGGGCAGGAAACGTACGGGGTCGGCGGGGGCGTCCAGTTCCAGGTCCTCCACCAGCCCGCCGGACTCGGCGACGAGGACCGAGGTGAAGGGGGCGCCGGGCCACAGCGGCCCGCCCACGTCGAGGGAGGCACCGGGGGCCACGACCACACCCTCGACCTGCGGTGACGCAGCGAGCACGGCGAGCGGGCGGAGCACCTTGTCGGTGTCGGCGACCCCGCCGCGCACGGACAGGACCAGCTCGGCGCGCGGCCCCTTGACGGGATCGGCGAGCACCGCGGCGGGGTCGGCCATCGGCTGGGCGGACATGCCGAGCGTGGCGTAGCGGACGACGTCGCCGTCGGTGAAACGGAGGACCTCGATACGGTCCGTGCCGAGGAAGGTGACCGCGGCGCGCGCGTCCGGTTCGCCCAGCGCGGTGCGCAAACGGGCCTCCACCAACGGAAGAACATCAGCCATGGGCCGAGCATAGAACTCGTCAGGAACCGGCAATCCGGCGCCTTGACACTTCACCCGGCTGCTAGTCTTGACCGCCGGTCGAGGCAACAAGTAGAGCAGCACGCGACAGCGTCGCTCTCAAGGCTTCGCAAGCCCTAGGGCCTCGACGCGTTGAGACTGAATCTCCCCTACGGGGAACCCCTGCTGGGGTATGGAACGTCCCTTACGAGGGACCGGCCGGAGGAGGTGGGGCTGCGATGGACCGAAGTCGACCGTGCAGTACCACCCGCTCTTCCGACCACCGAGTTCCGTAGCACTCGCTGTAGCCGTAGTTCTCGCTCTGCTGGCTGCCACCCTCACTCGCGTCGTGCCGCTCGTCGGCCGTCGCGCAACGGAAGAGCATTTCTTTCCCGTCTTGATCTGAATCGCCGATCAGCGATCACCGATCAGAAGTCACTGGTCACGCACCGCTGATCCGAAATCAAGCGAAGCTGTCACCGCGACGGTGCGGTGCTCCCCGCTTTGTGGACGTGCCAAACATCCGCAGTCAAAACGTCCCCATTCCGGGTAGTTCCAACCGTCGTCGGCGGCCTTTCGTTGCGAAGGAGCCTGCCCATGTCGATGATCCACAACCTCCGTGCCGTGGTCCGTCCCTCCCGACCCTCGCGCCTGTCGCTGCGCAAGGACGGGGGCGTGTACGACACGACGCGTCCGGCGGAGGCGACCACGGCCGTCGTGGACTGCGCCGTCTACCGCGACGGCGTGCGCGTCACAGCCGAGCGGAACCTCACCCCGCACGAGGCGATCCGTCAGGTGCGCCGCGACGGCGGGTTCGTGTGGATCGGTCTGCACGAGCCGTCGGAGGCCGAATTCTCCGGTATCGCGGCCGAGTTCGGGCTGCACCCGCTGGCCGTGGAGGACGCGGTGCACGCGCACCAGCGCCCCAAGCTGGAGCGGTACGACGACACCCTCTTCACGGTCTTCAAGACCATCCACTACGTGGAGCACGACGAACTGACCGCCACCAGCGAGGTGGTCGAGTCCGGCGAGGTCATGTGCTTCACCGGGCGGGACTTCTTCATCACCGTCCGGCACGGCGGCCAGGGCTCGCTGCGGGCACTGCGTCACCGACTGCAGGACGACCCGGAGTTGCTCTCCAAGGGCCCCTCGGCCGTGCTGCACGCCATCGCCGACCACGTCGTCGACGGATATGTGGCGGTCGCGGACGCGGTGCAGGACGACATCGACGAGGTGGAGACGGAGGTGTTCTCGCCGGGCCGCAAGGGCACGCCGCGCGGCACGGACGCCGGCCGGATCTACCAACTCAAGCGTGAGGTCCTGGAGTTCAAGCGCGCGGTACTGCCGCTGGTGCGGCCCATGCAGCTGCTGAGCGAGCGGCCGATGCGGCTGGTCGACCCGGACATCCAGAAGTACTTCCGTGACGTGGCCGACCACCTCGCCCGGGTCCAGGAGCAGGTCGTCGGCTTCGACGAACTCCTCAACTCGATCCTCCAGGCGAACCTGGCGCAGGCCTCCGTCGCACAGAACGAGGACATGCGGAAGATCACGTCCTGGGCGGCCATCATCGCCGTACCGACGATGGTGTGCGGCGTGTACGGCATGAACTTCAAGTACATGCCGGAGACGCAGTGGAAGTTCGGGTACCCGGTGGTCCTGGGCGTCACCATCGCCCTCTGCCTGGGCATCCACCGCACGCTCAAGCGCAATGGGTGGCTCTGAGGGGCCCGGCTAGGCTGGCGCCATGACGGAACAGCTGCTCGACCGGGCCCTCGTCGAGGAGGCCACCAAGAAGTCCGGGCTCATCTGGGTGCGGGGCGGCGGCGAGCCGACGCTGCACACCCAGGGGCACGGGGTGCCCTCGCGTGCGCTGTGGCACGTCTGGCACGAGGGCGCGGCGTGCGTGGTCGGCGACGGGCCGGGCGAGCAGCCGCTGCCGGGGCTGGTCGACGGAGGCTCGGCCGTGGTCACCGTCCGCAGCAAGGACAAGGGCGGTCGGCTGGTCGCCTGGGACGCGACGGTCGTGGAGCTGGAGGCGCGCTCCCCCGAGTGGGAGGCGGCGGTGGCCGAGCTCAAGGGCAAGCGGCTGAACGCGCCCGACGGCGAGGCGATGCCGGAGCGCTGGGCGCGTGAGTGCCGGGTGCTCCGCCTGGAGCCTGCGGGGTCGACGCTGCCGTTGCCCGACGGCGACCTGGCCGCGGTGCCCCTGCCGACCCCGGCGACCACGCGTGAGCCGATCCCGGCGGGGCTGCCCCGGTTGCTCCTGAAGCGACGCAAGCGGGGCTGACAGCCACGAAGTTCTACGACGTCGGCAACTGCTGGCCGTAGTCCACGACCGACTTCTCGTCCGGCTCCTGCAAGGTGAAGTCCTTGCCCCAGTCGGAGAGCAGGATGGTTCCCGCGTCGCCCGCGCGGACCAGGCGCAGGGGGAACGGGGAGCCCTCCAGGGAGACGTCCAGGGTGCCGCCTGAGCCCTTGTCGCCGGTGATGCGGATCGTGCGGGTGCCGGACTGCTCGTGGTGGCCGTCGGTGGACAGGGCGCCGTGCAGGGTGAGCAGACCGTCGAGGAGGACGTCCTTGTCGGTGAAGCCGCTGAACCGCTTGTAGACCGGGTCGTCGGTCGGCACCTTCACATACATGCCGTCCAGCTTGTCCGCGGCGGCCGTCTCCGAGTCGTTCGTGTGGTTGCCGGACTCCTCGTGCTTCCAGAAGTCCGCGTCGGCCTTCAGGAACAGCTTGTCCCCGACCTTCAGCAGCCGGAAGGTCGCCCCCTCCGATGTCACCGAGCCCGAGCCGCCGTCCTCCTTCAGGCGCATGTCCAGCTTGTACGTACGGCCGTTGCTCACCACGGAACCGGACAGCCGGACCGTGTCCGCGCCGTCGGCCGCCGCCTTCGTCCTGCTCTGGATCTTCGCGGGCGGCAGCTTGCCGACACCGTTGGTGCCTTCGTCGGGATCCTCGCTGCAGCCGGTGAGACCCACCCCGCTCGCCACGAGGGTGCAGATCGCGCTCACCAGTGCGGCCCTTCGGGTACGGGGAATCACAGTCACAGGCTTCGCACCTCTTCGTGGGGAGTCCGGGCGTACCGCAGAGTACCGGGGTCCCGAACACCTCTCAGAAGCAGACCGTCCGCACCGCTCACCAGGGCATATCCGATCGGGACGGGCTAGCCTGAAGCCCTCCTCGGCGGACAATCCCTCTGCGGCGGGAAGGAAAGGGGCGGCTCATGGCAGCGGTGGCGCCCCGGGTCTTCGTCTCCCACCTCACCGGCGTCGCCGTCTTCGACCCGAACGGCGACCAGGTGGGCCGCGTCCGCGACCTGGTCGTCATCCTGCGCGTCGGCCGGAAGCCCCCACGGCTGCTCGGGCTGGTCGTGGAGCTGTCCACGCGCCGCCGGATCTTCCTTCCCATGACGCGGGTGACCGGCATCGAGTCCGGCCAGGTCATCACCACCGGCGTCCTGAACGTGCGCCGCTTCGAACAGCGCCCCACCGAGCGGCTCGTCATCGGCGAACTGCTGGACCGCCGCGTCACCCTCGTCGAGACCCGCGAGGAGGTGACCGTCCTCGACGTCTCGGTGCAGCAGCTCCCGGCCCGCCGGGACTGGGAGATCGACCGGGTGTTCGTACGCAAGGGGCGGGGCGGGGCCTTCCGGCGCAGCAAGGCCGAGACGCTGACCGTGGAGTGGTCGGCGGTCACCGGGTTCTCGCTGGAGGAGCACGGGCAGGGCGCCGAGAGCCTCCTCGCCACCTTCGAACAGCTCCGCCCCGCCGATCTGGCCAACGTGCTGCACCATCTGTCGCCGAAGCGCCGGTCCGAGGTCGCCAACGCCCTCGACGACGACCGGCTCGCCGACGTCCTGGAGGAACTGCCGGAGGACGACCAGATCGAGATCATCGGCAAGCTCAAGGAGGAGCGCGCCGCCGACGTCCTGGAGGCCATGGATCCGGACGACGCGGCCGACCTCCTCGCCGAGCTGCCGCAGGACGAGCAGGAGCGGCTGCTGGCGCTGATGCAGCCGGACGAGGCGGCGGACGTACGGCGGCTGCTGGCGTACGAGGAGAAGACCGCCGGCGGCCTCATGACCACCGAGCCGATCGTGCTGCGTCCGGACGCGACCGTCGCCGACGC belongs to Streptomyces graminofaciens and includes:
- a CDS encoding DEAD/DEAH box helicase — its product is MRAADVPLARSDDTTPALASHRAHRRGSTLTTTFRDLGIFPETAEALEAVGIITPFPIQEMTLPVALTGTDVIGQAKTGTGKTLGFGLPLLERVVVPADVEAGRSKPEDLVDSPQALIVVPTRELCTQVTNDLLTAGKVRNVRVSAIYGGRAYEPQVEALKKGVDVVVGTPGRLLDLAGQKKLNLKNVKCLVLDEADEMLDLGFLPDVEKIINMLPARRQTMLFSATMPGAVIGLARRYMSQPTHIRATAPDDEGATVANTSQYVYRAHNMDKPEMVARILQADGRGLAMVFCRTKRTAADLADQLKQRGFASGAVHGDLGQGAREQALRAFRNGKVDVLVCTDVAARGIDVEGVTHVINYQSPEEEKTYLHRIGRTGRAGNKGIAITLVDWDDIPRWQLINKALELNFNDPPETYSTSPHLYSDLSIPEGTKGVLPRSERTRAGLDAEELEDLGEPGGRGPRGRGGRSSAPSAASAPSAERERPARTPRRRRRTRNGSLIDATTPGATEATEASETSEVSGTPAPTDSAEPRTPRRRRRTRAGAAGEAAAEAVADTVESATPPVDSSASEEAPAKPRRRRTRKAAEAVVETVEATLPAEPVEEAPATQPRRRTRKAAETVVETVEAPLPVETVEEAAPAKPRRRTRKAVEAEVTAEAVVDEVEAKPRRRTRKAAEAVVEAPDAVVAEPAEAPAAPRRRTRKAAEAVVETVEAPLPVETVEEAAPAKPRRRTRKAVEAEVTAEAVVDEVEAKPRRRTRKAAEAVVEAPDAVVAEPAEAPAAPRRRTRKATEAVVPAQATEETVSKPRRTRKATAVVEVTGEDTEAPKPRRRTRKATVAAESTEG
- a CDS encoding alpha/beta fold hydrolase, whose amino-acid sequence is MSRPPTFTPPPGARAHRLHTPRGEFAVIEAGAAVKGTALLIPGFTGSKEDFIALHVPLAAAGYRTIAVDGRGQYESPGPRDDESAYAQDELALDLLAQAHAVSEGGGPLHLLGHSLGGQISRIAVLRDASPFASLTLMSSGPAQISPSQQERVKLLRDALTVMGMEEVWEAIQALEPPEETATGALDEGLDDSADLRRRWLATSPAQLIATGRQLCAEPDRIAELAAVGLPCHVLSGDHDDTWPVSVLDDMAVRLRAHRTVVREADHSPNTDQPEATAQALIAFWDGVDSRNGVRDGR
- a CDS encoding NYN domain-containing protein, which produces MNDDLAALGARIDRTNELLQRMLAEVAKTPSTHAIFVDAGYLYAAVGRLVAGTEDRRSFDLDAEGLIEALIDRARTIFADSRLLRVYWYDGARRRIHTAEQQAIAELPDVKVRLGNLNANNQQKGVDSLIRTDLESLARHRAISDAALIGGDEDLVSAVEAAQGYGARVHLWGIEAPEGRNQAEPLLWEVDSQRTFDLDFFKPYVSRRAAVTYEASAGARPTREEVRFVGAQIAAKWLASRGREALGELLQGHPYLPGSVDQDLLVEAEGLLQYSMRGQADLRRALRDGFWEHLRAQF
- a CDS encoding MarC family protein; the encoded protein is MFDVAVFGSLFLTLFVIMDPPGITPIFLGLTAGRPARTQKRMAFQAVCVAGGVIAVFGLLGHQILDYLHVSVPALMIAGGLLLLLIALDLLTGKTDEPTQTKDVNVALVPLGMPLLAGPGAIVSVILAVQKADSMATQVSVWVAILAIHVVLWLTMRYSLLIIRLIKDGGVVLVTRLAGMMLSAIAVQQIINGITQVVQGA
- a CDS encoding PHP domain-containing protein, whose protein sequence is MRVDLHCHSTASDGTDTPAGLMCNAAAAGLDVVALTDHDTTRGYGEAIAALPEGLTLVTGAELSCRLDGISMHMLAYLFDPEEPALLAERELVRDDRVPRARGMIAKLNELGVPVTWEQVARIAGEGSVGRPHVATALVELGVVPTVGDAFTERWLADGGRAYVPKHETDPFEAIRLVKGAGGVTVFAHPAAVKRGRTVPESAIAELAAAGLDGIEVDHMDHDPATRARLRGLAKELGLLATGSSDYHGSRKTCALGEYTTDPEVYGEITRRATGAFPVPGTGGN
- a CDS encoding DUF6758 family protein — its product is MRGEPSCPKCGGRVRAPGLFADSWQCDVHGTVHPLQPVIPPSVEALSVVVHRAKVPVWMPWPLPVGWLFTGAAFAGDDRSGGRATAVACSGPGPLGGMGELLLIAEELGVGLGARYAGVDGPDPGPYLSVEKPPQAKVLAAGRPTPLWHLSGTPDDRAVFAGEALGMWLWAIVWPEQTGLLMYDELVLTDLRDAGAEVELLPCGALSPRILEP
- a CDS encoding suppressor of fused domain protein codes for the protein MADVLPLVEARLRTALGEPDARAAVTFLGTDRIEVLRFTDGDVVRYATLGMSAQPMADPAAVLADPVKGPRAELVLSVRGGVADTDKVLRPLAVLAASPQVEGVVVAPGASLDVGGPLWPGAPFTSVLVAESGGLVEDLELDAPADPVRFLPLLPMTPNEAAWKRVHGAQALQERWLTGGTDLRDPLRRSVSLD
- a CDS encoding magnesium and cobalt transport protein CorA, producing the protein MSMIHNLRAVVRPSRPSRLSLRKDGGVYDTTRPAEATTAVVDCAVYRDGVRVTAERNLTPHEAIRQVRRDGGFVWIGLHEPSEAEFSGIAAEFGLHPLAVEDAVHAHQRPKLERYDDTLFTVFKTIHYVEHDELTATSEVVESGEVMCFTGRDFFITVRHGGQGSLRALRHRLQDDPELLSKGPSAVLHAIADHVVDGYVAVADAVQDDIDEVETEVFSPGRKGTPRGTDAGRIYQLKREVLEFKRAVLPLVRPMQLLSERPMRLVDPDIQKYFRDVADHLARVQEQVVGFDELLNSILQANLAQASVAQNEDMRKITSWAAIIAVPTMVCGVYGMNFKYMPETQWKFGYPVVLGVTIALCLGIHRTLKRNGWL
- a CDS encoding magnesium transporter MgtE N-terminal domain-containing protein; its protein translation is MAAVAPRVFVSHLTGVAVFDPNGDQVGRVRDLVVILRVGRKPPRLLGLVVELSTRRRIFLPMTRVTGIESGQVITTGVLNVRRFEQRPTERLVIGELLDRRVTLVETREEVTVLDVSVQQLPARRDWEIDRVFVRKGRGGAFRRSKAETLTVEWSAVTGFSLEEHGQGAESLLATFEQLRPADLANVLHHLSPKRRSEVANALDDDRLADVLEELPEDDQIEIIGKLKEERAADVLEAMDPDDAADLLAELPQDEQERLLALMQPDEAADVRRLLAYEEKTAGGLMTTEPIVLRPDATVADALARVRNPDLSPALAAQVYVCRPPDETPTGKYLGTVHFQRLLRDPPYTLVSAILDDALQPLDPEAALPEVAGFFATYDMVAAPVVDESGSLLGAVTVDDVLDHMLPEDWRETEFHLHEDEDESRGVGGEMGEGGEMGEGGDEVEGVGHGS